GACTAGGTTCGGCCGAAGTCCTCGCCCACCGGCTCGTCGGCGTGATGCTTGATGATCTTCGCCTCGGCGATGAACACCACCTCTTCGGCGACGTTGGTGGCCAGATCGGCAACGCGCTCGAGATTGCGCGCCACCAGGATCAGCTCCATCGCCCGGGTGATGGTCGACGGGCTCTCGATCATGTAGCTCAGCAGCTCGCGGAAGAGCTGGTGATTGAGATTGTCCACGTCGTCATCGCGGCGACAGAGTCGGCGCGCAATCTCGGCGTCGCTGCGCACGAAGGCGTCGAGCGCGTCATGCAGCATGCCGGTGGCCAGGCTGGCCATGCGCGGAATGTCGACCAGCGGCTTGAGCGGCGGCTCGGCGGCGAGCTTGATCGCGCCCTCGGCGATGTTCACGGCGTGATCGCCGACGCGTTCCAGGTCGTTCGAGATCTTGAGCGCGGACATGATGAACCGCAGATCGGTGGCGAGCGGCTGCTGGAGCGCGAACAGCTTGATGCAACGTTCTTCGATGTCGATTTCGAGCCGGTCGATCTGATGATCGTCTTCGAACACGCCCTTGGCCTGTTCGACGTCGCGCCGCCGCAACGCTTCGATGCTCTTGCGCACGATCTGCTCGGCGCGGCCGCCCATCAGGAGCAGTTGCTCCTTGAGGGACTCGATCTCGCGTTCGAAGTGCCTTTCCATTCCGCTCCCGCGCGGCTCGAAGGCTCGAGCGCGCTCGATCGGCCCCGGCGGTCTAGCCGAAGCGCCCGGTGATGTAGTCCTCGGTGATCTTCTTCTGCGGCCGGGTGAAGAGCTTCCGGGTCTCGTCCACCTCGACCAGTTCGCCGCTCAGCAGGAACGCGGTCCGATCGGAGATGCGCGCCGCCTGCTGCATGTTGTGAGTCACGACCACGATGGTGTAGCGGTCCTTGAGCTCGAGCACCAGCTCTTCGATGCGGGCGGTGGCGGTCGGATCCAGCGCCGAAGCGGGCTCGTCCATCAGGATGACATCGGGATCCACCGCCAG
This genomic interval from Candidatus Sulfotelmatobacter sp. contains the following:
- the phoU gene encoding phosphate signaling complex protein PhoU — protein: MERHFEREIESLKEQLLLMGGRAEQIVRKSIEALRRRDVEQAKGVFEDDHQIDRLEIDIEERCIKLFALQQPLATDLRFIMSALKISNDLERVGDHAVNIAEGAIKLAAEPPLKPLVDIPRMASLATGMLHDALDAFVRSDAEIARRLCRRDDDVDNLNHQLFRELLSYMIESPSTITRAMELILVARNLERVADLATNVAEEVVFIAEAKIIKHHADEPVGEDFGRT